In Glandiceps talaboti chromosome 14, keGlaTala1.1, whole genome shotgun sequence, a single genomic region encodes these proteins:
- the LOC144445977 gene encoding uncharacterized protein LOC144445977: MAYTPQYDICIVGAGMIGSAAARHVTLIAPNLKVCLIGPKEPKDRTTCSHGIFGSYYDEGRLVSTLTSNSEPIRSEFARRSIARYRDIEQRTGVKFYNAVGHVMMCKHGRPYIEKIKKITRTMNVKTQELDYSSLSIKYPYLSCQLHDEGILQSVGAGYINPRSQLRAQQTAAYLQGCDIIDDVVDQVTETNQSESSRCMKVTTAKGQVIFARRVLLTTGAFTGFRDLLPQGKELDVELSGATLLFAEVSYEDAVKLRDMPCFTYKGNNTGNTFDYYIMPPIKYPNGKYYLKIGHRLHRTILHTATDVSEWFKSEGNKSVYDIATKQLFSHVKGVTAISTHGEGCVTTVTPTGQPYCDMVTPTLGITIGGNGVAARSGDEFGRMGARMIVAGCWDHDLPRDNFRVRFKTKSTILTSKL, translated from the exons ATGGCATATACACCTCAGTATGACATCTGTATCGTTGGTGCTGGAATGATTGGATCTGCAGCAGCTCGTCATGTAACACTGATAGCGCCAAATTTAAAAGTCTGTCTCATTGGACCAAAAGAACCAAAG GACAGAACAACATGTAGTCATGGGATATTTGGATCTTACTACGATGAAGGTAGATTAGTTTCAACACTGACATCAAACAGTGAACCAATCAGGAGTGAATTTGCACGAAGATCCATTGCAAGATACAGAGACATAGAACAGAGAACAG GTGTCAAGTTCTATAATGCAGTTGGTCATGTGATGATGTGCAAACATGGACGTCCATACATCGAAAAGATCAAGAAAATTACCAGAACTATGAACGTCAAGACACAAGAGTTGGATTATTCAAGTCTTTCAATAAAATACCCATATCTATCATGCCAACTACATGATGAAGGTATACTTCAGAGTGTAGGTGCTGGTTACATAAATCCGAGATCACAACTTAGAGCACAACAGACTGCTGCATATCTACAGGGGTGTGACATCATTGATGATGTAGTCGACCAGGTGACTGAAACTAACCAATCAGAAAGTTCCAGATGCATGAAAGTGACAACAGCCAAAGGTCAAGTCATCTTTGCCAGGAGAGTGCTTCTAACAACTGGAGCTTTCACAGGATTCAGAGATCTCCTTCCTCAGGGAAAAGAATTGGATGTAGAGTTATCAGGAGCAACATTGTTATTTGCTGAAGTGAGTTATGAAGATGCAGTTAAACTGAGAGATATGCCGTGTTTCACATATAAAGGAAATAACACTGGAAATACATTTGATTATTACATAATGCCACCTATTAAGTATCCAAATG GCAAGTACTACTTGAAGATAGGACATCGTCTACACAGGACAATATTACACACAGCTACAGACGTATCTGAATGGTTTAAGAGCGAGGGAAATAAGTCTGTTTATGACATTGctacaaaacaattatttagtCATGTAAAAG GTGTAACGGCAATATCTACCCATGGAGAAGGTTGTGTGACAACGGTTACCCCAACAGGACAACCTTACTGCGATATGGTCACACCAACGCTGGGCATAACTATCGGTGGAAACGGAGTTGCAGCAAGGAGTGGTGACGAATTTGGTAGAATGGGAGCCAGAATGATTGTTGCTGGTTGCTGGGATCATGATCTACCTAGAGACAATTTCAGAGTTAGATTTAAAACGAAATCAACAATTTTAACATCTAAACTATAG